A stretch of the Photobacterium toruni genome encodes the following:
- the hscB gene encoding co-chaperone HscB — protein sequence MNHFELFGLPFQFDIDGGLLATQFRELQRRFHPDNFATASERDRLLSVQKAAQINDAFQTLKNPVSRAEYMLAERDEDIRGEQKTLQDMDFLMQQMELREALEVISDSTDPEAALFDFEQQATAMYKAQLDKLAQLLSQENWIEAADAVRKLKFIVKLRDEVERLEESLFD from the coding sequence ATGAATCATTTCGAATTATTTGGATTACCGTTTCAATTTGATATTGATGGCGGTTTACTAGCAACACAATTCCGTGAATTACAGCGTCGATTCCATCCTGATAACTTTGCAACAGCATCTGAGCGTGATCGATTACTGTCAGTACAAAAAGCTGCCCAGATTAATGATGCCTTTCAAACATTAAAAAATCCTGTCTCACGTGCTGAATATATGCTTGCTGAACGCGATGAAGATATTCGTGGTGAACAAAAGACATTGCAAGATATGGATTTCTTAATGCAGCAAATGGAACTGCGTGAAGCACTTGAAGTTATTTCTGACTCAACTGATCCTGAAGCGGCTTTGTTTGATTTTGAACAACAGGCAACAGCGATGTATAAGGCACAGTTGGATAAATTGGCTCAGTTATTGAGTCAAGAAAATTGGATTGAAGCTGCTGATGCAGTTCGTAAATTAAAGTTTATTGTTAAGTTACGTGATGAAGTCGAACGTCTTGAAGAATCATTATTCGACTAA
- the iscA gene encoding iron-sulfur cluster assembly protein IscA, with protein MAITITEAAASRVSTFLANRGKGIGLRLGVRTSGCSGMAYILEFVDDLDEGDQVFEERGVKIIVDAKSMVYLDGTELDFAKEGLNEGFQFNNPNVSSECGCGESFNV; from the coding sequence ATGGCCATTACTATCACTGAAGCGGCAGCTAGTCGCGTATCGACTTTTTTAGCTAATCGAGGCAAAGGCATTGGTTTACGCCTCGGCGTTCGCACTTCAGGGTGTTCGGGTATGGCGTATATCCTTGAGTTCGTCGATGATCTTGACGAAGGGGATCAAGTCTTTGAAGAACGAGGCGTAAAAATTATCGTTGATGCAAAAAGCATGGTTTACCTTGATGGTACTGAGCTTGATTTCGCTAAAGAAGGCCTGAATGAAGGTTTTCAATTTAACAACCCTAACGTGTCTAGCGAATGTGGTTGTGGTGAAAGCTTCAACGTATAA
- the pepB gene encoding aminopeptidase PepB, translating to MSSVMSVSLSHQAAGSQWGTNALISFGAEGSVIHVSTHDLLGDIQRAGRRFDAQGIKAVNLIGMAWGLDAIWAFLQGYRNPKTDNSVTWEPLNKADETELQARIKTISWVCGIINQPADVVAPSQLAARAGEFIKSLAPEHVTYKITKGNNLLDEGWNGIHAVGRGSDHRPAMLRLDYNPTGDADAPVFACIVGKGITFDSGGYSIKPSAGMTAMKADMGGAALATGGLALAMTRGLNKRIKLVLCCAENMISGRALKLGDIIKYKNGKTVEVLNTDAEGRLVLADGLMYANSQHPELIIDCATLTGSAKMALGNDYHALLSFDPALSRQALAAAEHEGEGLWPLPLAEIHRNMLPSNFADLANISSGDFMPGASTAAAFLSYFVENYQQGWMHIDASGTYRKSANDQWAAGATGMGVKTLARILAQ from the coding sequence ATGTCTAGTGTAATGTCGGTGAGTCTTTCTCATCAAGCGGCAGGTTCGCAATGGGGAACAAACGCATTAATTAGTTTTGGTGCTGAAGGCAGTGTGATTCATGTATCGACCCATGATCTGTTGGGTGATATTCAACGTGCTGGTCGTCGGTTTGATGCGCAAGGCATTAAAGCGGTTAACTTAATCGGCATGGCATGGGGGTTAGACGCAATTTGGGCATTTTTACAAGGCTACCGTAATCCAAAGACGGATAATTCGGTGACTTGGGAACCATTAAATAAAGCCGATGAAACTGAATTGCAGGCACGGATTAAAACCATTAGCTGGGTGTGCGGTATTATTAATCAACCAGCAGATGTGGTAGCACCTTCACAATTGGCAGCACGTGCGGGCGAGTTTATTAAGTCATTAGCACCTGAACATGTTACCTATAAGATCACCAAAGGTAATAATTTATTAGATGAAGGTTGGAATGGTATTCATGCGGTAGGTCGTGGTTCAGATCACCGTCCAGCAATGCTACGCTTAGATTATAATCCAACGGGTGATGCTGATGCGCCTGTTTTTGCATGTATTGTTGGTAAAGGTATCACCTTCGATTCCGGTGGCTATAGCATTAAGCCTTCTGCAGGAATGACGGCAATGAAGGCTGATATGGGTGGTGCAGCATTAGCCACTGGCGGGTTGGCATTGGCAATGACGCGCGGGCTTAATAAGCGGATTAAATTAGTATTATGTTGTGCTGAAAATATGATTTCAGGCCGAGCATTAAAATTGGGCGATATCATTAAATATAAAAATGGTAAAACCGTTGAAGTGTTAAATACGGATGCTGAAGGACGATTGGTACTGGCTGATGGTTTGATGTATGCCAATAGCCAACACCCTGAATTAATTATTGATTGCGCGACATTAACGGGCTCTGCCAAAATGGCGTTAGGTAATGACTACCATGCACTATTAAGTTTTGATCCGGCTCTATCTCGTCAAGCATTAGCGGCAGCAGAACATGAAGGTGAAGGTCTGTGGCCATTACCTTTAGCTGAAATCCACCGTAATATGTTGCCATCAAATTTTGCTGATTTAGCAAATATTTCAAGTGGTGATTTTATGCCAGGAGCCAGTACTGCTGCGGCATTCTTATCTTATTTTGTTGAGAATTATCAGCAAGGTTGGATGCATATTGACGCCAGTGGTACTTATCGTAAGAGCGCGAATGATCAATGGGCGGCAGGCGCAACGGGTATGGGTGTAAAAACCTTGGCGCGTATTCTCGCTCAATAA
- the pilW gene encoding type IV pilus biogenesis/stability protein PilW: MIRWMKYPLFSCLLLAGCATVTVEDNAEQFDAIDAAEARMTLGLNYLKVGQWQRARDNLEQALDYAPDYYRVQNAMAYYYQKVGEKDAAEKMYKQALKDAPKNGDVLNNYGAFLCSEGRYDEAISTFVKAINQPYYYLISASYENAGLCSRKQGNDLQAIDYFEKALSHDPYRPKSMLQLAQLELEANNYKDARVRLFKFNKRYGYTANSLLLLIQLEKQNGRLTLVDKYVNLLKKQFPDSQQFQNYIANEY; the protein is encoded by the coding sequence ATGATACGATGGATGAAGTATCCATTATTTTCTTGTTTGTTGTTGGCCGGATGTGCCACTGTGACAGTAGAAGATAACGCTGAACAATTTGATGCCATTGATGCCGCTGAAGCACGAATGACATTAGGGTTAAATTATTTAAAAGTAGGTCAATGGCAACGTGCACGAGATAATTTAGAGCAGGCATTAGATTATGCGCCGGATTATTATCGTGTTCAAAACGCCATGGCCTATTATTATCAAAAGGTAGGTGAAAAAGACGCGGCAGAAAAAATGTACAAACAAGCCTTAAAAGACGCACCTAAAAATGGTGATGTGCTTAATAATTATGGCGCATTTTTGTGTAGCGAAGGACGTTATGATGAAGCTATCAGCACGTTTGTTAAAGCAATTAACCAACCTTACTATTATCTTATTTCAGCAAGTTATGAAAATGCAGGTTTATGTAGTCGTAAACAAGGCAATGATTTACAAGCAATAGATTATTTCGAAAAAGCACTTTCACACGATCCATATCGTCCAAAATCAATGCTACAACTGGCGCAGTTAGAATTAGAGGCTAATAATTATAAAGATGCTCGCGTACGGTTGTTTAAATTTAATAAACGATATGGATATACAGCAAATAGTTTGTTGTTGCTCATTCAGTTAGAAAAGCAAAATGGACGGTTAACTTTGGTCGATAAATACGTTAATTTATTAAAAAAACAATTTCCCGATTCTCAGCAATTTCAGAATTATATAGCTAATGAATACTGA
- the hscA gene encoding Fe-S protein assembly chaperone HscA, with protein MAFLQISEPGQSAAPHQQKLAVGIDLGTTNSLVAAVRSGVAETLKDAEGRSILPSVVHYADNNIVTGDAARVYAQRDPVNTILSVKRLMGRSLADIEQRYPQLPYQFTASANGLPQLVTRQGTMNPVQVSAEILKSLSQRAVESLGGDLEGVVITVPAYFDDAQRAGTKDAAKLANLNVLRLLNEPTAAAIAYGLDSGQEGVIAVYDLGGGTFDISILRLSKGVFEVLATGGDSALGGDDLDQLLADWILLQAQLVDTLTPQQRRELQDAAQQAKVALSDADSVTINVLGWQGEITREQFDGLITPLIKKTLFACRRALKDADITIDDVIETVMVGGSTRVPLVRQLVGDFFGKTPLTSIDPDQVVAIGAAIQADILIGNKPDADMLLLDVIPLSLGIETMGGMVEKIIPRNTTLPVARAQEFTTFKDGQTAMSVHIVQGEREMVSDCRSLARFTLRGIPAMAAGAAHIRVTYQVDADGLLSVTAMEKSSGVQSSIQVKPSYGLSDDEIATMLRDSMTFAQDDKDARALAEQQVEADRVLEGLIAALATDGDALLSAQEREELETVMMELVQLRQSGDARTIEAGIKKTDKASQEFASRRMDQSIRQALAGQSIDEV; from the coding sequence ATGGCATTTTTACAGATTTCTGAACCCGGTCAAAGTGCAGCACCGCATCAGCAAAAATTAGCGGTTGGCATTGATTTAGGGACGACAAACTCATTAGTTGCCGCCGTTCGTAGCGGTGTTGCTGAAACATTGAAAGATGCTGAAGGACGTTCAATTTTACCCTCAGTCGTTCATTATGCTGATAACAATATAGTTACAGGTGATGCCGCACGTGTTTATGCGCAACGGGATCCTGTTAATACTATCTTATCGGTAAAGCGTCTGATGGGACGTTCATTAGCTGATATTGAACAGCGTTATCCGCAATTACCTTATCAATTTACCGCATCAGCAAATGGCTTACCGCAACTGGTTACCCGTCAAGGGACAATGAATCCAGTACAAGTCTCTGCTGAAATTTTAAAATCATTAAGTCAGCGTGCAGTAGAAAGTTTAGGTGGCGACCTTGAAGGAGTCGTGATCACCGTTCCTGCTTATTTTGATGATGCGCAGCGTGCTGGCACCAAAGATGCCGCTAAGCTCGCTAATTTAAATGTTTTGCGCTTACTTAATGAACCAACAGCAGCGGCTATTGCTTATGGTCTTGATTCGGGTCAAGAAGGGGTTATTGCCGTTTATGATCTTGGTGGTGGCACCTTTGATATTTCAATTCTACGTCTATCAAAAGGTGTGTTTGAAGTATTAGCCACAGGTGGTGATTCGGCATTAGGCGGTGATGATCTTGATCAGTTACTTGCTGACTGGATTCTACTTCAAGCGCAATTAGTTGATACATTGACGCCACAACAACGTCGTGAATTACAAGATGCAGCTCAACAAGCGAAAGTCGCTTTAAGTGATGCTGATAGCGTAACAATTAATGTATTAGGCTGGCAGGGTGAAATTACTCGTGAGCAATTTGATGGGTTAATTACGCCATTAATAAAGAAAACATTGTTTGCTTGCCGTCGAGCATTAAAAGATGCCGATATCACTATTGATGATGTGATTGAAACCGTCATGGTTGGTGGTTCAACTCGCGTACCATTAGTGCGTCAATTAGTAGGTGATTTTTTTGGTAAAACGCCATTAACGTCTATCGACCCTGATCAAGTCGTGGCAATCGGTGCTGCTATTCAAGCTGATATATTAATTGGTAATAAGCCTGATGCAGATATGTTACTGCTTGATGTCATTCCATTATCGCTTGGCATTGAAACTATGGGCGGTATGGTTGAGAAGATTATTCCACGTAATACCACATTGCCTGTTGCTCGCGCCCAAGAGTTTACCACCTTTAAAGATGGTCAAACGGCAATGTCAGTTCATATCGTTCAAGGTGAGCGTGAAATGGTGAGTGATTGTCGTTCATTGGCACGATTCACGCTGCGTGGTATTCCTGCAATGGCTGCAGGTGCTGCGCATATTCGTGTGACTTATCAAGTTGATGCTGATGGCTTATTGTCTGTAACCGCAATGGAAAAAAGCAGTGGGGTGCAATCATCTATTCAAGTTAAGCCTTCTTATGGGCTGTCGGATGATGAAATTGCAACCATGCTCCGTGATTCAATGACATTTGCTCAAGATGACAAAGACGCACGTGCATTAGCGGAGCAACAGGTAGAAGCTGATCGCGTCCTTGAAGGGCTGATTGCAGCATTGGCAACAGATGGCGATGCTTTGTTAAGTGCTCAAGAACGTGAAGAGTTAGAAACTGTAATGATGGAACTGGTTCAATTACGTCAGAGTGGCGACGCTCGTACCATTGAAGCAGGAATTAAGAAAACTGATAAGGCCAGCCAAGAATTTGCGTCACGTCGAATGGATCAATCGATTCGTCAGGCGCTTGCTGGCCAGTCTATTGATGAGGTTTAG
- the fdx gene encoding ISC system 2Fe-2S type ferredoxin, with protein MPKIIILPNEEHCPEGAILDAQSGETILDVALRNGIEIEHACEKSCACTTCHVVVREGFDSLKESDELEDDMLDKAWGLEPESRLSCQARVADEDLVVDIPRYTVNLASEAQ; from the coding sequence ATGCCTAAGATTATAATTTTACCGAATGAAGAACATTGTCCTGAAGGCGCTATTTTAGACGCGCAATCAGGCGAAACTATCCTAGATGTTGCATTGCGCAATGGTATTGAAATTGAGCATGCGTGTGAAAAATCTTGTGCATGTACGACTTGTCATGTTGTTGTCCGTGAAGGGTTTGATTCTCTAAAAGAGAGTGATGAGCTAGAAGATGACATGCTCGATAAAGCATGGGGACTTGAGCCAGAATCTCGTTTAAGTTGTCAGGCTCGAGTGGCTGATGAAGATTTAGTGGTCGATATTCCACGTTATACCGTCAATCTTGCTTCTGAAGCTCAGTAA
- the ndk gene encoding nucleoside-diphosphate kinase, which produces MTIEKTFSIVKPDAVKRNLIGAIYQRFENAGLKIVAAKMLQLTKTQAQGFYAEHEGKPFFDELVDFMTSGPVMVQVLEGEDAIVRYRELMGKTNPQEAACGTIRADFAISLRYNSVHGSDSPVSAEREISYFFAADELCPRSE; this is translated from the coding sequence ATGACAATAGAAAAAACGTTTTCAATCGTAAAGCCGGATGCTGTTAAACGAAATTTAATTGGCGCTATTTATCAACGTTTCGAAAATGCAGGCCTAAAAATTGTTGCTGCTAAAATGTTGCAGTTAACAAAAACTCAAGCTCAAGGGTTTTATGCTGAACATGAAGGCAAACCTTTTTTTGATGAATTAGTTGATTTTATGACATCAGGCCCAGTGATGGTGCAAGTACTTGAAGGGGAAGATGCCATTGTTCGTTATCGTGAACTAATGGGTAAAACTAACCCACAAGAAGCCGCCTGTGGCACTATCCGTGCCGATTTTGCGATTAGCTTACGCTACAACTCGGTGCATGGTTCTGATAGTCCAGTATCGGCTGAACGTGAAATTAGCTATTTTTTTGCCGCTGATGAGTTATGCCCTCGCAGTGAATGA
- the iscU gene encoding Fe-S cluster assembly scaffold IscU: MAYSEKVIDHYENPRNVGSFDNDDKNIGSGMVGAPACGDVMKLQIKVTEDGIIEDAKFKTYGCGSAIASSSLITEWVKGKTLDEAASIKNSAIAEELELPPVKVHCSILAEDAIKAAVSDYKKKREQK; encoded by the coding sequence ATGGCATATAGTGAAAAAGTCATCGATCATTATGAAAATCCGCGTAACGTGGGTTCATTTGACAACGACGATAAAAATATTGGTAGCGGTATGGTGGGTGCACCTGCCTGTGGCGACGTAATGAAGCTTCAGATCAAAGTGACTGAAGATGGCATTATTGAAGATGCAAAATTTAAAACTTATGGTTGTGGCTCTGCTATCGCATCAAGTTCGCTAATCACCGAATGGGTGAAAGGTAAAACATTAGACGAGGCGGCATCAATTAAGAACTCTGCAATTGCAGAAGAGCTTGAGTTACCACCGGTGAAAGTTCACTGTTCAATTCTTGCAGAAGATGCAATTAAAGCAGCAGTTAGCGATTATAAAAAGAAACGCGAACAAAAATAA
- a CDS encoding bifunctional tRNA (adenosine(37)-C2)-methyltransferase TrmG/ribosomal RNA large subunit methyltransferase RlmN, whose translation MTTVKINLLDFDRKGLRKYFAEELNEKPFRADQIMKWIYHFGCDDFDQMNNINKKLREKLQRVAEIRAPEVSNAQYSNDGTIKWAMRVGDQDVETVYIPDEDRATLCVSSQVGCALECKFCSTGQQGFNRNLRVSEIIGQVWRAAKEIGIQKETGRRPITNIVMMGMGEPLLNMKNLIPALEIMLDDLGFGLSKRRVTVSTSGVVSGLEQMIGTIDVALAISLHAPTDELRSQIMPINDRWNIETFLDSVRRYVNSTNANRGRVTIEYVLLDHVNDDMEHARQLGRLLKDTPAKINLIPFNPYPGSPYKKPSNSRIDRFMKTLMEYDYTVTVRKTRGDDIDAACGQLVGDVIDRTKRTQAKLPMGESIAVKTL comes from the coding sequence ATGACAACTGTCAAAATTAATCTGCTGGATTTCGATCGCAAAGGTCTGCGTAAATACTTTGCCGAAGAGCTTAATGAAAAGCCATTCCGAGCAGATCAGATAATGAAATGGATTTATCATTTCGGTTGTGATGACTTTGATCAAATGAACAATATCAACAAAAAGTTGCGTGAAAAATTACAGCGTGTTGCTGAAATTCGTGCACCTGAAGTATCAAACGCACAATATTCAAATGATGGCACTATCAAATGGGCAATGCGTGTTGGCGATCAAGACGTTGAAACGGTTTATATTCCAGATGAAGATCGTGCAACCTTGTGTGTGTCTTCTCAAGTAGGCTGTGCATTAGAATGTAAATTTTGCTCTACGGGTCAGCAAGGCTTTAACCGTAATTTGCGTGTGTCTGAAATTATTGGTCAAGTATGGCGTGCAGCAAAAGAAATTGGTATTCAAAAAGAAACTGGCCGTCGCCCTATTACTAACATCGTAATGATGGGTATGGGTGAGCCATTACTGAACATGAAAAACTTAATTCCAGCATTAGAAATTATGTTAGATGATTTAGGTTTTGGTTTATCTAAGCGTCGCGTTACGGTTTCAACGTCTGGTGTCGTTTCAGGCCTAGAGCAAATGATTGGTACTATCGATGTTGCACTGGCTATTTCACTACATGCACCAACAGATGAATTGCGTTCGCAAATTATGCCGATTAACGATCGTTGGAATATCGAAACGTTCCTTGATAGCGTACGTCGTTATGTGAATTCAACCAATGCTAATCGTGGTCGTGTAACCATTGAATATGTGCTGCTTGATCACGTTAATGATGATATGGAACATGCACGTCAGTTAGGACGTCTATTAAAAGACACGCCAGCGAAAATTAATTTGATTCCATTTAACCCATATCCAGGTTCTCCTTATAAAAAACCTAGTAATTCACGTATAGATCGCTTTATGAAAACGTTAATGGAGTATGATTATACGGTAACTGTACGTAAAACACGTGGTGATGATATTGATGCCGCATGTGGTCAGTTAGTGGGTGATGTTATTGATCGAACTAAACGCACTCAAGCAAAATTACCGATGGGTGAATCTATTGCAGTTAAAACCCTTTAA
- the pepB gene encoding aminopeptidase PepB, giving the protein MLTVTLSNLPAGAPWGGNALISYQTRSACIHYGDTFSLRRIQQAGRQIQTQGVEAVSLAGDGWNYERQWAFYCGFAATMETVTIKWASIDEDELELLNARRHSHDWARKLINTGPDTLYPQQLAKAAVSFLTDIGGEYIHTQMIVGDELLADGWIGIHSVGRGSQHPPVLLSVDYNPTNDPDAPVSACLVGKGITFDSGGYSLKPSAGMVSMKCDMGGAATVTAALGYAIAQGLTQRVKLILCCAENMVSGDAYKLGDVLTYSNGVSVEIVNTDAEGRLVLADGLLMASATKAPLIIDAATLTGAAMMAVGSDYNAIFGFDKALLARAQQLSELVNEPAWPLPLEKWHQGYCPSAFADTANSRVQKGGGMGGASNAAGFLSRFVDIDNCSWIHFDLAACYRDSADPRWAIGATGLGIANIAGLLL; this is encoded by the coding sequence ATGTTGACAGTAACTTTATCCAACTTGCCTGCTGGTGCTCCTTGGGGCGGTAACGCTTTAATTAGTTATCAAACCCGCAGTGCTTGCATCCATTATGGCGATACTTTTAGTTTACGCCGTATTCAACAAGCAGGCCGACAAATTCAAACGCAAGGGGTTGAAGCGGTAAGTTTAGCGGGTGACGGTTGGAATTATGAACGTCAATGGGCATTTTATTGTGGTTTTGCCGCCACCATGGAAACCGTTACTATCAAATGGGCATCGATTGATGAAGATGAGCTTGAATTGTTAAATGCGCGTCGTCATAGCCATGATTGGGCACGAAAACTCATTAATACCGGCCCTGATACGCTATATCCACAACAATTAGCAAAAGCCGCTGTGAGCTTTTTGACTGACATTGGGGGGGAATATATTCATACTCAAATGATTGTTGGTGATGAGCTTTTGGCTGATGGTTGGATTGGTATTCACAGTGTGGGTCGAGGTAGTCAGCATCCGCCAGTATTACTCAGTGTTGATTATAACCCCACAAATGATCCTGATGCGCCAGTGAGTGCGTGTTTAGTTGGTAAAGGGATCACTTTTGATTCTGGTGGTTACAGTTTAAAACCGAGTGCTGGTATGGTCAGCATGAAATGTGACATGGGGGGCGCTGCAACAGTTACTGCTGCATTAGGTTATGCCATTGCACAAGGTTTAACGCAGCGGGTCAAACTTATTCTTTGTTGTGCTGAAAATATGGTCTCAGGCGATGCTTATAAACTTGGCGATGTGTTAACGTATAGCAATGGGGTATCTGTTGAAATTGTGAATACCGATGCTGAAGGTCGCTTAGTACTTGCTGATGGCTTATTAATGGCATCTGCAACCAAAGCGCCGCTAATTATTGATGCAGCAACATTAACGGGAGCTGCAATGATGGCGGTGGGGAGTGATTACAATGCTATTTTTGGATTTGATAAAGCATTGTTAGCCCGTGCACAGCAGTTATCTGAATTAGTCAATGAACCCGCATGGCCATTGCCACTTGAAAAATGGCATCAAGGTTACTGTCCTTCTGCATTTGCAGATACTGCCAATAGTCGCGTTCAAAAGGGAGGCGGTATGGGGGGAGCATCTAATGCAGCAGGATTTTTGTCACGCTTTGTCGACATCGATAATTGCAGTTGGATTCATTTTGATTTAGCCGCGTGTTATCGTGATAGTGCTGACCCTCGTTGGGCTATCGGTGCGACGGGCTTAGGTATTGCAAATATTGCAGGATTATTGTTGTAA
- the iscX gene encoding Fe-S cluster assembly protein IscX codes for MSLQWIDSRDIAIELIELYPEVDPTQVRFTDLRDWIVALDTFDDDVDHCNEKILEAVQMCWIDEQ; via the coding sequence ATGAGTCTACAATGGATTGATTCACGTGATATTGCTATTGAACTGATTGAGCTATACCCAGAGGTTGATCCAACTCAAGTACGCTTTACTGACTTAAGAGATTGGATTGTTGCGCTTGATACCTTTGATGATGATGTTGATCATTGTAATGAAAAAATCTTAGAAGCCGTGCAGATGTGTTGGATTGATGAACAATAA
- the rodZ gene encoding cytoskeleton protein RodZ, giving the protein MNTEPNDLPQPENVVRPGDMLRQAREQLGYSQVDIANRLRLRLAVINDIETNCFDSEKISTFTRGYVRSYAKYVGLDDVAVVALLDDYGHSKPTAQEMQSFSRRTNREAHDSRIMGLTWILAVIFVGVTAVWWWQNSHLERDTTPVVDVANVAKVTPTTDIPTPDTIVTSPAVESSTATITDGVTPTVSAEVTPTVNTDTVPMPAVSTDIATTVKSVAATTTTDTEIKEPTAVTPAITTETEAAPALQLAFVADCWIDIRDANGKRLESGIKTAGQTLDINGKAPFRVRLGAPSAVKIELKGQPFDLSRYPAGRPVTLTLPQ; this is encoded by the coding sequence ATGAATACTGAACCCAACGATTTACCTCAACCCGAAAATGTTGTACGTCCTGGTGATATGCTTCGTCAAGCACGTGAACAACTAGGTTACTCTCAAGTAGATATTGCGAATCGATTACGATTACGATTAGCTGTTATTAATGACATTGAAACTAATTGTTTTGATAGTGAAAAAATATCCACATTTACCAGAGGATATGTACGTTCATATGCAAAATATGTTGGATTAGATGATGTTGCCGTGGTTGCGCTATTAGATGATTACGGTCACTCAAAACCTACAGCACAAGAAATGCAAAGTTTCTCACGTCGCACTAACCGTGAAGCGCATGATAGTCGTATAATGGGACTAACATGGATTTTAGCGGTAATTTTTGTTGGTGTGACAGCTGTTTGGTGGTGGCAAAATAGTCATTTAGAACGAGATACGACGCCTGTTGTTGACGTTGCTAATGTTGCAAAGGTAACTCCTACAACAGATATACCAACTCCTGATACGATAGTAACATCTCCAGCTGTCGAGAGTTCTACAGCAACGATAACTGATGGTGTAACACCAACGGTTTCAGCTGAAGTAACGCCAACGGTTAATACCGATACAGTACCAATGCCTGCAGTGAGCACTGATATTGCAACTACTGTTAAGTCTGTTGCAGCAACCACTACAACAGATACTGAGATAAAAGAGCCAACGGCAGTAACGCCAGCAATCACCACAGAGACTGAAGCTGCACCAGCATTACAATTAGCTTTTGTTGCTGATTGTTGGATTGACATTCGTGACGCTAATGGTAAACGTCTTGAAAGTGGAATTAAGACCGCAGGTCAAACACTTGATATTAACGGTAAGGCACCATTCCGAGTTCGACTTGGCGCACCAAGTGCCGTTAAAATAGAACTTAAAGGGCAACCTTTCGATCTTAGTCGCTATCCGGCAGGTCGACCTGTAACGTTAACGTTGCCGCAGTAA